A section of the Neorhizobium galegae bv. orientalis str. HAMBI 540 genome encodes:
- a CDS encoding DUF2339 domain-containing protein has product MIEILLLLLVILMVGLYRKTSTRVAALEKELEAIKVGLLSTQPVSTAAPVAAPATVPAAAAVIATEAVTEEPAVRAEPVPQAEPVAAEALPEETIAASVAAEDVAAREEAPAPVATTTRTPTPAKPKNRENLESYLGARWPVWVGGVALAFGGIFLVRASIEAGLLGPGARLVLACLFGLVLMAGGEIVRRRAMPQVSDRFSNAMIPGALTAAGAVTLLGAIYAAYGVYEFIGATPAFILLALVSFATIGLSLLHGQALAGLGLLASLLTPALVASEQPNANALFIFLGLTWVAVNAASRFRRWTIVPMLANIGIGLWAIAYTFGANDFDPMPPTLTLIVMIAGTGFFWPGAVYGTDRVAKSGWSGLLGRQPLTITLSVAIMSALPALAMLVADSVTGVDPYFASAAVIAALAALGASRAYTVWPAMIAAGGAVLNLFVVALLLLDTYVPQPVGNEPLPVVTYATEVGVSLLLGAVFTLLGFAFLKRFRKTEPEFSMVWSVLMSGVPVALATISFLNFGNLGHDWTHGLYGLGLGLVLLAGAEWLFRERDETSEGRIDWAANLVVAGSFAGFTLALHALTNGIVTTILVSVLGFAYVLGMRARPWPALPWMMAAAILIVFGRIAWEPTLIGQNSLGTTPFFNALLPGYGIPTLLAIVTAYLLKDSSDFRIRNLMQALASLASLMTVAVLVRHAMNGGVLDDRVPTLGEQSIYTLLTVGFSGILMTLDFKRPSPVFRWGSMIAGVLATANALSLHVFGLNPYFSGENTGAWPFFNLLLLGYLLPGLAYALVAYYARGRRPMPYVIMLALAGAVLGFLWATLSVRRFWQGENIADWKGFMAAETYTYSVVWLLIGVALLAIGSKLDAKSLRLASAGLVLVAVVKVFLVDMSNLEGILRALSFIGLGAVLIGIGLFYQRILVNKSGEPAAVDSQEPVS; this is encoded by the coding sequence ATGATCGAAATCCTCCTCCTGCTGCTGGTGATCCTGATGGTGGGGCTCTACCGCAAGACATCGACCCGGGTGGCAGCGCTCGAAAAAGAGCTGGAGGCGATCAAGGTCGGGCTGCTTTCCACGCAGCCGGTTTCCACGGCGGCACCCGTGGCTGCCCCGGCGACAGTTCCCGCTGCGGCGGCTGTTATCGCCACCGAAGCGGTGACCGAAGAACCGGCGGTTCGAGCAGAACCGGTGCCCCAGGCCGAACCGGTTGCGGCAGAGGCCCTGCCGGAGGAGACGATTGCGGCAAGCGTGGCGGCCGAGGACGTTGCGGCCCGCGAAGAGGCTCCCGCCCCGGTCGCGACGACGACACGGACACCAACGCCCGCAAAACCGAAAAACCGCGAAAATCTCGAGAGCTATCTCGGCGCCCGCTGGCCGGTCTGGGTCGGCGGCGTGGCGCTTGCCTTCGGCGGCATCTTTCTGGTGCGCGCGTCGATCGAGGCGGGGCTGCTCGGACCGGGCGCGCGCCTCGTGCTCGCCTGCCTGTTCGGCCTCGTGCTGATGGCCGGCGGCGAGATCGTCCGGCGCCGGGCGATGCCGCAGGTATCCGATCGGTTCAGCAATGCAATGATCCCCGGCGCGCTGACGGCAGCGGGAGCAGTGACGCTGCTGGGCGCTATCTATGCGGCCTACGGAGTCTACGAATTCATCGGCGCGACGCCGGCCTTCATCCTGCTGGCGCTCGTCTCCTTCGCGACGATCGGGCTGTCGCTGCTGCACGGGCAGGCGCTCGCCGGGCTCGGCCTGCTCGCCTCGCTGCTGACGCCGGCCCTCGTCGCCAGCGAACAACCGAACGCCAACGCGCTATTCATCTTCCTCGGCCTCACCTGGGTCGCGGTCAACGCCGCCTCGCGCTTCCGCCGCTGGACCATCGTGCCGATGCTCGCCAATATCGGCATCGGGCTGTGGGCGATCGCCTACACGTTCGGCGCTAATGATTTCGACCCGATGCCCCCGACGCTGACGCTGATCGTGATGATCGCCGGCACCGGCTTCTTCTGGCCGGGTGCCGTCTATGGCACCGACCGCGTGGCAAAGAGCGGCTGGAGCGGGCTGCTCGGACGCCAGCCGCTGACCATCACGCTCTCGGTCGCGATCATGTCGGCTCTGCCGGCGCTCGCCATGCTAGTGGCGGATTCGGTCACCGGCGTCGATCCGTATTTCGCCTCCGCTGCCGTGATCGCGGCACTCGCCGCACTCGGCGCCAGCCGCGCCTATACGGTTTGGCCGGCGATGATCGCCGCCGGCGGGGCGGTGTTGAACCTCTTCGTCGTGGCGCTTTTGCTCCTCGATACCTATGTGCCGCAACCGGTCGGCAACGAACCGCTGCCGGTCGTAACCTATGCGACGGAAGTCGGCGTCAGCCTGCTGCTCGGGGCGGTCTTCACCCTGCTCGGCTTTGCGTTCCTGAAGCGCTTCCGCAAGACCGAACCGGAATTTTCGATGGTCTGGAGCGTCCTGATGTCCGGCGTGCCGGTGGCACTGGCGACCATCAGCTTCCTCAATTTCGGCAATCTCGGGCACGACTGGACCCATGGGCTTTACGGGCTCGGCCTCGGCCTCGTGCTGCTGGCGGGCGCCGAATGGCTGTTCCGCGAGCGTGACGAGACGAGCGAAGGACGCATCGACTGGGCGGCCAACCTGGTCGTTGCCGGATCGTTTGCGGGCTTCACGCTGGCGCTGCACGCGCTGACCAACGGCATCGTCACCACCATTCTCGTCTCGGTACTCGGGTTTGCCTATGTGCTCGGCATGCGGGCTCGGCCATGGCCGGCGCTGCCGTGGATGATGGCGGCGGCTATCCTGATCGTGTTCGGGCGGATCGCCTGGGAGCCGACGCTGATCGGCCAGAACAGCCTTGGCACCACGCCGTTCTTCAACGCGCTTTTGCCGGGCTACGGCATTCCGACGCTGCTGGCGATCGTGACCGCCTATCTGTTGAAGGACTCTTCGGATTTCCGCATCCGCAACCTGATGCAGGCGCTTGCGTCGCTCGCCTCGCTGATGACGGTCGCGGTTCTGGTGCGCCATGCGATGAATGGCGGCGTGCTCGACGACCGGGTGCCGACGCTCGGCGAGCAGTCGATCTACACGCTGCTGACGGTCGGTTTCTCAGGGATTTTGATGACGCTCGATTTCAAACGCCCAAGCCCTGTCTTCCGCTGGGGTTCGATGATCGCCGGCGTGCTCGCCACCGCCAATGCGCTGTCGCTGCACGTGTTCGGCCTCAACCCCTATTTCAGCGGCGAAAACACCGGCGCTTGGCCTTTCTTCAACCTGCTGCTGCTCGGTTATCTCTTGCCAGGCCTCGCCTATGCGCTGGTCGCCTATTACGCCCGCGGGCGGCGGCCGATGCCCTATGTGATCATGCTGGCGCTGGCCGGCGCGGTGCTCGGTTTCCTGTGGGCGACGCTTTCGGTGCGGCGCTTCTGGCAGGGCGAGAACATTGCCGACTGGAAGGGGTTCATGGCCGCCGAGACCTATACCTATTCGGTGGTCTGGCTGCTGATCGGCGTGGCGCTGCTGGCGATCGGCTCCAAGCTCGACGCCAAGAGCCTGCGGCTCGCCTCCGCCGGTCTCGTGCTGGTCGCCGTGGTAAAAGTGTTCCTGGTCGACATGTCGAATCTCGAAGGGATTCTCCGGGCGCTGTCGTTCATCGGGCTCGGTGCGGTGCTGATCGGGATCGGGCTTTTCTACCAGCGCATTCTGGTGAACAAGAGCGGTGAACCCGCCGCCGTTGATTCCCAGGAACCCGTTTCGTGA
- a CDS encoding HIT family protein: MRIPPEFHVFETEHWLVNHRTNSALPGYLMIGSKRFVNDLSELAEEALRELGPLMAKAQRALGRGLNAERVYIGRYGHTPGHSIHFHVIPIYGWVEALFWQDDRYRMLNTFAEGPGETATDGAELTFFVWREFCERSVPPPIQGPSVAEVVEHLRGVFQAG, translated from the coding sequence ATGCGCATTCCTCCAGAATTCCATGTCTTCGAGACCGAACATTGGCTCGTCAACCACCGGACCAATTCCGCCCTTCCCGGTTATCTGATGATCGGCTCGAAGCGCTTTGTGAATGATCTCTCCGAGCTTGCGGAGGAGGCGTTGCGGGAACTCGGGCCACTGATGGCGAAGGCTCAGAGGGCGCTGGGCCGAGGCCTGAACGCGGAGCGGGTCTATATCGGGCGTTACGGCCATACGCCGGGCCATTCGATCCATTTCCACGTGATCCCGATCTACGGCTGGGTGGAAGCACTTTTCTGGCAGGACGATCGCTACCGGATGCTCAACACTTTCGCGGAAGGCCCGGGCGAGACCGCCACAGATGGCGCAGAACTGACGTTCTTCGTCTGGCGGGAATTTTGCGAACGGTCGGTACCGCCGCCGATCCAGGGGCCGAGCGTTGCAGAGGTCGTCGAGCACTTGCGGGGTGTTTTCCAGGCCGGGTGA
- a CDS encoding MbcA/ParS/Xre antitoxin family protein — protein sequence MEVAARKEKAEQLTAVALKAFGNVVAEWGVPVNEAAALADMSESTWKRARKPGYSGGLTKDQMLRLSAVIGIYKALKLYFSDPIASRWMTLPNEGPLFRGTRPIDTLIDEGLPQFLAVRNYLDALRGGA from the coding sequence ATGGAAGTCGCAGCCAGAAAAGAAAAAGCGGAACAGCTGACGGCCGTCGCGCTGAAGGCCTTTGGCAATGTCGTCGCCGAATGGGGCGTGCCGGTGAACGAAGCGGCGGCCCTCGCGGACATGTCGGAAAGCACCTGGAAACGTGCCCGAAAACCCGGATATTCCGGAGGCCTCACCAAGGACCAGATGCTGCGTCTCAGCGCCGTCATCGGCATCTACAAAGCCCTGAAACTCTATTTCAGCGATCCGATTGCTTCCAGATGGATGACGTTGCCGAACGAGGGGCCGCTGTTCCGCGGCACCCGCCCCATCGATACGCTGATCGACGAGGGGCTGCCGCAATTCCTCGCGGTGCGCAATTACCTCGATGCCCTGCGGGGCGGCGCGTGA
- a CDS encoding RES family NAD+ phosphorylase encodes MIVTSVSDRALVRLIPATYHKPPSLRGLVDSDEELAILAEIEGMTSARLTAERGLNLYLDRRELAWKRRKHDLQVYGNTHINAAFTYTRKGGNRFNDENRGAWYCSWDTMTSIAEVAFHKTRELRFIGVFEETARYVELLADFIGEYPDIADEREHPALDPDPAIGYPQGQALAERLRRDGHDGLIYPSVRHDQGRCLVAFEPTAIRNVRPGASWDIVWSGSEEYDLKAV; translated from the coding sequence GTGATCGTGACTTCGGTTAGCGACCGGGCCCTTGTGCGGCTGATCCCGGCGACCTACCACAAGCCGCCGAGCCTGCGCGGCCTGGTGGATAGCGACGAGGAACTGGCGATCCTTGCCGAGATCGAGGGCATGACCAGCGCGCGGCTGACCGCCGAGCGCGGGTTGAACCTCTATCTCGACCGCCGCGAGCTCGCCTGGAAACGCCGCAAGCACGACCTGCAGGTCTACGGCAACACTCATATCAACGCCGCCTTCACCTACACGCGAAAAGGTGGAAACCGCTTCAACGACGAAAACCGCGGCGCCTGGTACTGCAGCTGGGACACAATGACGTCGATTGCCGAGGTCGCCTTCCACAAGACGCGGGAACTGCGGTTCATCGGCGTCTTTGAGGAAACGGCGCGTTATGTCGAACTGCTGGCGGATTTTATCGGCGAGTATCCGGACATCGCCGACGAGAGGGAACACCCGGCGCTCGATCCGGATCCCGCGATCGGCTACCCCCAGGGGCAGGCGCTCGCCGAAAGATTGAGGCGCGACGGGCATGATGGACTGATCTATCCGTCGGTACGGCACGATCAGGGCCGCTGTCTCGTCGCCTTCGAACCGACGGCCATCCGCAACGTCCGTCCGGGCGCTTCCTGGGACATCGTCTGGTCGGGCAGTGAGGAATACGACCTCAAAGCCGTGTGA
- a CDS encoding mechanosensitive ion channel family protein has translation MDQASEFVVATRAALAQLSALAVQYSFSAVGAIVLLILGWMAAGLISRWAHRGLSRIHGIDATLSQFFSNIIRYAMLVLVIVMVLGQFGVQTASVLAALGAIGLAVGLALQGTLQNIAAGIMLLVLRPFRVGESIETGSVTGTIVDVGLFATELRTADGVYRLAPNSTLWNVPITNYSRLKTRRNEISVSIGTDRDIGRTQAKLMAIASGDRRVLKDPAPTVYVSEFDAGSAKLTLRYWTKSSDWWETGRDLTRDVKLAFDKFPGDKFLGDKSPEQIPDPQVETRDVTGESGPPAPHGADEPVTQRT, from the coding sequence ATGGACCAGGCGTCGGAATTTGTTGTGGCAACCAGAGCGGCGCTCGCTCAGTTGAGCGCGCTGGCGGTGCAATATTCCTTCTCCGCCGTCGGTGCGATCGTTCTCCTCATTCTCGGCTGGATGGCCGCCGGCCTGATCAGCCGCTGGGCCCATCGCGGCCTGTCGCGCATCCACGGCATCGACGCGACGCTGTCGCAATTTTTCTCCAATATCATCCGTTATGCGATGCTGGTTCTCGTCATCGTCATGGTGCTCGGCCAGTTCGGGGTGCAGACGGCATCGGTGCTCGCGGCGCTGGGCGCGATCGGCCTTGCGGTCGGCCTGGCGCTGCAGGGTACGCTGCAGAACATCGCGGCGGGCATCATGCTCCTGGTCCTGCGGCCGTTCCGGGTGGGGGAGAGCATCGAGACTGGCAGCGTCACCGGCACGATCGTCGATGTCGGACTGTTTGCGACCGAACTTCGGACCGCCGATGGCGTCTATCGGCTGGCGCCGAACTCGACGTTGTGGAACGTGCCGATCACCAATTACAGCCGGCTGAAAACACGCCGCAACGAGATTTCGGTCAGCATCGGCACCGACCGCGACATCGGCCGGACCCAGGCGAAACTGATGGCGATCGCCAGCGGCGACAGGCGGGTGCTGAAGGATCCGGCGCCGACCGTCTACGTGTCCGAATTCGATGCCGGCAGCGCCAAGCTGACGCTGCGCTACTGGACGAAGAGCAGCGACTGGTGGGAAACCGGCCGTGACCTGACCAGGGACGTCAAGCTCGCCTTTGATAAGTTCCCTGGCGACAAATTCCTTGGCGACAAATCGCCGGAACAGATTCCAGACCCTCAGGTAGAAACCCGCGACGTCACCGGTGAGAGCGGACCTCCGGCTCCTCACGGTGCGGACGAACCGGTTACGCAGCGGACCTGA
- a CDS encoding tyrosine phosphatase family protein, whose protein sequence is MTAIVVCPLSSIAETAVRHKAREMVSLIAEGQDFHRPGVISAERHLKLAMNDIGFAGTGGLIAPSEVHVESLIGFVRNWDQSAPIVIHCWMGVSRSPAAAVIAALSLHPEEDDFALAARLRSVAPHATPNTRLIEIGDRLLGRNGRLIAAIKGIGRGAETDGRASFILPLKISP, encoded by the coding sequence ATGACCGCGATCGTCGTCTGCCCGCTGAGTTCCATCGCCGAGACAGCCGTCCGGCACAAGGCGCGCGAAATGGTGAGCCTGATTGCCGAGGGCCAGGACTTTCACCGGCCGGGCGTGATTTCCGCCGAGCGCCACTTGAAGCTGGCGATGAACGATATCGGTTTTGCCGGCACGGGAGGCCTGATCGCCCCGAGCGAGGTGCATGTGGAAAGCCTGATCGGCTTCGTGCGCAATTGGGACCAGTCGGCGCCGATCGTCATCCATTGCTGGATGGGTGTCTCCCGTTCTCCGGCCGCAGCGGTGATCGCCGCGCTTTCGCTACACCCCGAGGAAGACGACTTCGCACTGGCTGCAAGGCTTCGCAGCGTCGCGCCGCATGCGACGCCGAATACGCGACTGATCGAGATCGGCGACCGGCTGCTTGGCCGCAACGGCCGGCTGATCGCCGCCATCAAGGGGATAGGCCGCGGCGCCGAGACCGACGGCCGGGCGTCCTTCATCCTGCCGCTAAAAATCTCGCCTTGA
- a CDS encoding YfbR-like 5'-deoxynucleotidase, whose protein sequence is MLSGRRLDLLDPSPLDIEISDIAHGLARVARWNGQTRGDHAFSVAQHCLVVEEIFRRCNEACAPDALQMTMLHDAPEYVIGDMISPFKSVVGGGYKAVEQRLEAAIHLRFGLPPHPSRELKALIKKADTIAAFFEATELAGFSVTEARKFFGQPRGITSDMLPIQPMPALTAQQLFLDRFHQIEAERKALGNAP, encoded by the coding sequence ATGCTGTCGGGACGCCGGCTCGACCTGCTCGACCCCTCGCCGCTCGACATCGAAATCTCCGATATCGCCCACGGACTTGCCCGCGTCGCCCGCTGGAACGGCCAGACGCGCGGCGACCACGCGTTTTCGGTCGCCCAGCACTGCCTTGTCGTCGAGGAGATCTTTCGCCGCTGCAACGAGGCCTGCGCGCCCGATGCGCTGCAGATGACGATGCTGCACGATGCGCCGGAATATGTGATCGGCGATATGATCTCGCCGTTCAAATCAGTGGTCGGCGGCGGCTATAAGGCGGTCGAGCAGCGGCTGGAGGCCGCGATCCACCTGCGTTTCGGCCTACCGCCGCATCCGAGCCGCGAACTCAAGGCGCTGATCAAGAAGGCCGATACGATCGCTGCCTTTTTCGAGGCCACGGAACTTGCAGGCTTCTCGGTCACGGAGGCGCGAAAATTCTTCGGCCAGCCGCGCGGCATCACCTCAGACATGCTGCCGATCCAGCCGATGCCGGCGCTGACGGCGCAACAGCTTTTCCTCGACCGATTCCATCAGATCGAGGCCGAGCGCAAAGCCCTGGGCAACGCACCATGA
- the ygfZ gene encoding CAF17-like 4Fe-4S cluster assembly/insertion protein YgfZ — MPAAFLPSRSLIRLTGKDAQDFLQGLITTDIDSLPEGEARPGALLTPQGKILFDFLVWRERDGFVMETETAQREALMRRLTMYKLRAAVDITAGPEDGITVFWGDDSGKGSVKDAAFAKAGIALTRAPGNLDDGSEEAYHALRIEAGISISGHDYALQDAFPHDVLLDQTSGLSFRKGCYVGQEVVSRMQHRGTTRRRVVIVSGDAALPASGTEIVAGGKPVGTLGSVSGNKGLAIVRIDRVGDALARGVALSAGDVAVSLALPAWSGLSFPAEAEEAET; from the coding sequence ATGCCCGCCGCCTTTCTTCCTTCGCGAAGCCTGATCCGCCTCACCGGCAAGGATGCGCAGGATTTCCTGCAGGGGCTGATCACCACCGACATCGATTCGCTACCGGAAGGTGAAGCCCGGCCGGGTGCGCTGCTGACGCCGCAGGGCAAGATCCTGTTCGATTTCCTGGTCTGGCGGGAGAGAGACGGGTTCGTCATGGAGACCGAGACGGCGCAGCGCGAGGCGCTGATGCGGCGGCTGACGATGTACAAGCTGCGCGCAGCCGTGGATATCACGGCCGGTCCGGAAGACGGTATCACCGTGTTCTGGGGTGATGATTCGGGCAAGGGCTCGGTGAAGGATGCGGCCTTTGCCAAGGCCGGCATCGCCCTCACCCGCGCTCCCGGCAATCTGGATGACGGATCAGAAGAGGCTTATCACGCGCTGCGAATCGAAGCCGGCATCTCGATCTCCGGTCACGACTATGCGCTGCAGGATGCCTTTCCGCACGACGTGCTGCTCGACCAGACGAGCGGGCTTTCCTTCCGGAAGGGCTGCTATGTCGGGCAGGAGGTCGTGTCCCGCATGCAGCATCGCGGCACGACTCGGCGACGGGTGGTGATCGTTTCGGGCGATGCCGCCCTGCCCGCTTCCGGCACCGAGATCGTGGCAGGCGGCAAGCCGGTCGGGACGCTCGGATCGGTTTCCGGCAACAAGGGCCTGGCGATCGTGCGCATCGACCGCGTCGGCGACGCTTTGGCGCGTGGTGTGGCGCTTTCAGCCGGCGACGTCGCGGTCAGCCTGGCGCTTCCCGCCTGGAGCGGGCTCTCCTTCCCCGCCGAGGCTGAAGAGGCCGAGACGTGA
- a CDS encoding TIGR02301 family protein, with protein MKLIQRLGCLTLVAILAATPLAAQSTKQQPSAPPPPPPAAEEKPAPYDGHLTRLAEVLGSIQYLRALCGASTSEWRASMQQLLDADTGTEPKRRERLTAAFNRGYRSFAAVHTSCTDAARTAEERYRIEGATLATEIAARFGN; from the coding sequence ATGAAGCTCATTCAGCGACTTGGCTGCCTGACACTGGTTGCTATCCTCGCGGCAACGCCGCTTGCCGCCCAGTCGACGAAACAGCAGCCGTCCGCACCGCCACCGCCTCCCCCGGCGGCCGAGGAAAAGCCGGCGCCCTACGACGGGCATCTGACCCGGCTGGCGGAAGTGCTCGGCTCCATCCAGTATCTGCGCGCGCTCTGCGGCGCATCGACGTCCGAATGGCGGGCCTCGATGCAGCAGTTGCTGGATGCCGATACCGGCACCGAGCCGAAGCGCCGCGAGAGGTTGACTGCGGCCTTCAACCGCGGGTATCGGTCGTTTGCAGCCGTGCATACGTCCTGCACGGATGCGGCCAGGACAGCCGAGGAGCGTTATCGTATCGAAGGCGCAACACTTGCGACAGAAATCGCAGCGCGCTTCGGAAATTAG
- a CDS encoding NUDIX hydrolase: protein MPQSPQAASSAILERDGRFLLIRRVNPPSMDLFAFPGGRAEPGETPEQTAVREFSEETGITARNPVLFATYDLKNEKQGGQHFFLSVFRVEADPDTQAIAADDAADAGWYTLEEIRGLSVPASVLECAERLAAEINAR, encoded by the coding sequence ATGCCCCAATCCCCCCAAGCCGCGTCCTCCGCCATTCTCGAACGCGATGGCCGGTTTCTGCTGATTCGGCGTGTGAACCCGCCGTCGATGGATCTGTTCGCGTTTCCGGGCGGTCGGGCCGAGCCCGGCGAGACGCCGGAGCAGACGGCAGTGCGGGAATTTTCCGAGGAGACCGGCATTACGGCGCGCAATCCCGTCCTCTTCGCCACCTATGATCTGAAGAACGAGAAGCAAGGCGGGCAGCATTTCTTTCTGTCGGTCTTTCGCGTGGAGGCGGACCCCGACACCCAGGCGATCGCCGCCGACGATGCGGCCGATGCCGGCTGGTATACGCTTGAAGAGATCCGCGGCCTGTCCGTGCCGGCGAGCGTGCTCGAATGCGCCGAGAGGCTGGCGGCGGAGATCAATGCCCGCTAA